In Cicer arietinum cultivar CDC Frontier isolate Library 1 chromosome 7, Cicar.CDCFrontier_v2.0, whole genome shotgun sequence, a single window of DNA contains:
- the LOC101506289 gene encoding uncharacterized protein isoform X2 — MPPKTAKRGAAAGAAKRGGRGTRGTPKTAQNQQQQSESVEEKMVIEEKPVVEENPVVEEKPVVEDNPVVEDKAIDMNQIAPEAAEEANRVPAVKNEEEEVKESIDEYEKDERLDLEDNDPEYEPEEYGGVDYDEKEIEPEEVHEVGDEVEEEAEDNVGEEEGDTGEEEVEDVHDEIEGEEDDEHADEEHEHAELADVEEEEHREVVKERRKRKEFEVFVGGLDKDATEDDLRKVFGEVGVVTEVRLMMNPQTKKNKGFAFLRFENVEQAKRAVAELKNPVINGKQCGVTPSQDSDTLYLGNICKTWTKEALKEKLKHYGVTTVEDITLVEDSNDKGTNRGFAFLEFSSRSDAMDAFKRLQKRDVVFGVDKPAKVSFADSFIDPGDEIMSQVKTVFIDALPPSWDEDYVRIILKKFGEIEKIELARNMPAARRKDYGFVTFGTHDAATRCAESITGTELGEGDKKAKVRARLSRPLQRGRGKHVGRGDYRPGRGSGIISRPSWNRPAPRSFSSRGARGIGSRVLPVRSVSARDRRPIMSVPVRSRPLAPPARAYDRRPAAAAYSKISTKRDYGRREDLPPPRSRVAVDYGSRVSSERRPSYRDYPPRGSGYSDLPRSTTRAAPRRGYVDDGYSQRYERPPPPPPTAHPSYREGRARDYDSLSGSKRSYAAVDDVPPRYADTGARQSRARLEYDYGGNASQVGRSSLGYGGGSRSSISGQDSHGMYSSRQGMSYGGGSFGGSDVGGMYSSSYGGDYVSRGSDVGGSSYSSMYSGRGVGGSSSYMGGGGSGSYY, encoded by the exons ATGCCTCCGAAGACGGCGAAGAGAGGTGCGGCGGCTGGTGCCGCGAAGAGGGGTGGCAGAGGAACGAGAGGGACTCCTAAGACTGCACAGAATCAGCAGCAGCAATCTGAATCTGTGGAGGAGAAGATGGTGATTGAGGAAAAACCTGTTGTTGAAGAGAATCCTGTTGTTGAGGAAAAACCTGTGGTTGAAGATAATCCTGTTGTTGAAGATAAAGCTATTGATATGAACCAAATTGCTCCAGAGGCTGCAGAAGAAGCTAATAGGGTTCCTGCGGTGAAAA ACGAAGAAGAGGAGGTTAAGGAGTCCATAGATGAATATGAGAAAGATGAACGTCTAGATTTGGAGGATAATGATCCTGAGTATGAACCTGAGGAGTATGGTGGGGTTGATTACGATGAGAAGGAAATTGAACCAGAAGAGGTTCATGAGGTGGGAGATGAAGTTGAGGAAGAAGCTGAAGATAATGTTGGTGAAGAAGAAGGTGATACAGGTGAGGAAGAAGTTGAAGATGTTCATGATGAAATTGAGGGTGAAGAGGATGATGAGCATGCTGATGAGGAGCATGAGCATGCGGAGTTGGCTGATGTGGAGGAAGAGGAACACCGTGAAGTTGTGAAGGAGAGGCGAAAGCGGAAGGAATTTGAAGTATTTGTTGGGGGCCTAGACAAGGATGCTACTGAAGATGATCTGAGGAAGGTTTTTGGTGAAGTTGGGGTTGTTACTGAGGTCAGGCTGATGATGAATCCTCAGACTAAAAAGAACAAGGGATTTGCATTCTTGCGTTTTGAAAATGTGGAGCAAGCAAAACGAGCTGTAGCAGAGCTTAAAAATCCAGTG ATTAATGGCAAACAATGTGGTGTTACTCCAAGTCAGGACAGTGATACCCTCTATTTGGGAAACATATGCAAGACATGGACAAAGGAAGCT TTAAAGGAGAAGTTGAAGCATTATGGAGTTACAACTGTCGAGGATATTACTTTGGTAGAAGATTCTAATGATAAAGGAACAAACCGTGGATTTGCATTCTTGGAATTTTCCTCTCGTTCAGATGCTATGGATGCCTTTAAGAGACTGCAGAAGAGGGACGTTGTGTTTGGAGTTGATAAGCCTGCAAAGGTTTCATTTGCAGATTCTTTTATTGACCCGGGTGATGAAATTATGTCACAG GTTAAAACTGTGTTTATTGATGCACTGCCTCCTTCATGGGATGAAGATTACGTCCGGATTATTCTCAAGAAATTTGGTGAGATTGAAAAGATTGAGCTTGCTAGGAACATGCCAGCTGCTCGTAGGAAGGACTATGGATTTGTTACCTTTGGCACACATGATGCTGCTACAAGATGTGCTGAAAGCATTACTGGTACAGAATTGGGTGAAGGTGACAAGAAG GCAAAGGTGAGGGCTAGGTTATCAAGGCCACTTCAGAGAGGCCGTGGAAAACATGTTGGCCGTGGCGACTATCGCCCGGGTCGTGGATCTGGAATAATCTCAAGACCTTCCTGGAACCGACCTGCACCCCGTAGTTTTTCTTCACGTGGGGCAAGAGGAATTGGTAGTCGTGTTCTTCCAGTCAGGTCTGTTAGTGCTAGAGATAGACGCCCCATCATGTCTGTGCCAGTTAGAAGTAGGCCACTGGCTCCTCCAGCTAGAGCTTATGATAGAAGACCAGCTG CTGCCGCATATTcaaaaattagcaccaagaGAGATTATGGTCGGCGTGAGGATCTACCACCACCAAGAAGTAGAGTTGCTGTAGATTATGGATCAAGGGTGTCCTCTGAAAGACGCCCATCTTATAGGGATTATCCACCCCGTGGATCTGGCTACTCCGATCTCCCAAGAAGTACAACCCGTGCTGCACCAAGGAGAGGTTATGTGGATGATGGTTACAGCCAAAGATATGAGAGGCCCCCTCCTCCTCCTCCCACTGCCCATCCAAGTTATCGTGAAGGACGTGCTCGTGATTATGATTCTCTATCTGGTTCAAAACGTTCTTATGCTGCTGTG GATGATGTTCCCCCGCGATATGCTGATACTGGTGCTCGCCAATCAAGAGCTCGATTGGAATATGATTATGGTGGCAACGCTTCACA AGTTGGAAGATCTAGTCTTGGATATGGTGGTGGCAGCCGAAGTTCTATTTCTGGTCAAGATTCACATGGGATGTATAGCAGTCGACAGGGCATGAGTTATGGTGGAG GCTCCTTTGGTGGTAGTGATGTTGGAGGCATGTACTCATCAAGTTATGGTGGTGATTATGTTTCTCGTGGAAGTGAT GTTGGCGGCAGCTCATATTCATCAATGTATTCTGGCAGGGGTGTGGGTGGCAGTAGCAGTTACATGGGTGGTGGTGGATCGGGATCTTATTATTGA
- the LOC101506289 gene encoding uncharacterized protein isoform X1 yields MPPKTAKRGAAAGAAKRGGRGTRGTPKTAQNQQQQSESVEEKMVIEEKPVVEENPVVEEKPVVEDNPVVEDKAIDMNQIAPEAAEEANRVPAVKNEEEEVKESIDEYEKDERLDLEDNDPEYEPEEYGGVDYDEKEIEPEEVHEVGDEVEEEAEDNVGEEEGDTGEEEVEDVHDEIEGEEDDEHADEEHEHAELADVEEEEHREVVKERRKRKEFEVFVGGLDKDATEDDLRKVFGEVGVVTEVRLMMNPQTKKNKGFAFLRFENVEQAKRAVAELKNPVINGKQCGVTPSQDSDTLYLGNICKTWTKEALKEKLKHYGVTTVEDITLVEDSNDKGTNRGFAFLEFSSRSDAMDAFKRLQKRDVVFGVDKPAKVSFADSFIDPGDEIMSQVKTVFIDALPPSWDEDYVRIILKKFGEIEKIELARNMPAARRKDYGFVTFGTHDAATRCAESITGTELGEGDKKAKVRARLSRPLQRGRGKHVGRGDYRPGRGSGIISRPSWNRPAPRSFSSRGARGIGSRVLPVRSVSARDRRPIMSVPVRSRPLAPPARAYDRRPAAAAYSKISTKRDYGRREDLPPPRSRVAVDYGSRVSSERRPSYRDYPPRGSGYSDLPRSTTRAAPRRGYVDDGYSQRYERPPPPPPTAHPSYREGRARDYDSLSGSKRSYAAVDDVPPRYADTGARQSRARLEYDYGGNASQYGDSYSDRVGRSSLGYGGGSRSSISGQDSHGMYSSRQGMSYGGGSFGGSDVGGMYSSSYGGDYVSRGSDVGGSSYSSMYSGRGVGGSSSYMGGGGSGSYY; encoded by the exons ATGCCTCCGAAGACGGCGAAGAGAGGTGCGGCGGCTGGTGCCGCGAAGAGGGGTGGCAGAGGAACGAGAGGGACTCCTAAGACTGCACAGAATCAGCAGCAGCAATCTGAATCTGTGGAGGAGAAGATGGTGATTGAGGAAAAACCTGTTGTTGAAGAGAATCCTGTTGTTGAGGAAAAACCTGTGGTTGAAGATAATCCTGTTGTTGAAGATAAAGCTATTGATATGAACCAAATTGCTCCAGAGGCTGCAGAAGAAGCTAATAGGGTTCCTGCGGTGAAAA ACGAAGAAGAGGAGGTTAAGGAGTCCATAGATGAATATGAGAAAGATGAACGTCTAGATTTGGAGGATAATGATCCTGAGTATGAACCTGAGGAGTATGGTGGGGTTGATTACGATGAGAAGGAAATTGAACCAGAAGAGGTTCATGAGGTGGGAGATGAAGTTGAGGAAGAAGCTGAAGATAATGTTGGTGAAGAAGAAGGTGATACAGGTGAGGAAGAAGTTGAAGATGTTCATGATGAAATTGAGGGTGAAGAGGATGATGAGCATGCTGATGAGGAGCATGAGCATGCGGAGTTGGCTGATGTGGAGGAAGAGGAACACCGTGAAGTTGTGAAGGAGAGGCGAAAGCGGAAGGAATTTGAAGTATTTGTTGGGGGCCTAGACAAGGATGCTACTGAAGATGATCTGAGGAAGGTTTTTGGTGAAGTTGGGGTTGTTACTGAGGTCAGGCTGATGATGAATCCTCAGACTAAAAAGAACAAGGGATTTGCATTCTTGCGTTTTGAAAATGTGGAGCAAGCAAAACGAGCTGTAGCAGAGCTTAAAAATCCAGTG ATTAATGGCAAACAATGTGGTGTTACTCCAAGTCAGGACAGTGATACCCTCTATTTGGGAAACATATGCAAGACATGGACAAAGGAAGCT TTAAAGGAGAAGTTGAAGCATTATGGAGTTACAACTGTCGAGGATATTACTTTGGTAGAAGATTCTAATGATAAAGGAACAAACCGTGGATTTGCATTCTTGGAATTTTCCTCTCGTTCAGATGCTATGGATGCCTTTAAGAGACTGCAGAAGAGGGACGTTGTGTTTGGAGTTGATAAGCCTGCAAAGGTTTCATTTGCAGATTCTTTTATTGACCCGGGTGATGAAATTATGTCACAG GTTAAAACTGTGTTTATTGATGCACTGCCTCCTTCATGGGATGAAGATTACGTCCGGATTATTCTCAAGAAATTTGGTGAGATTGAAAAGATTGAGCTTGCTAGGAACATGCCAGCTGCTCGTAGGAAGGACTATGGATTTGTTACCTTTGGCACACATGATGCTGCTACAAGATGTGCTGAAAGCATTACTGGTACAGAATTGGGTGAAGGTGACAAGAAG GCAAAGGTGAGGGCTAGGTTATCAAGGCCACTTCAGAGAGGCCGTGGAAAACATGTTGGCCGTGGCGACTATCGCCCGGGTCGTGGATCTGGAATAATCTCAAGACCTTCCTGGAACCGACCTGCACCCCGTAGTTTTTCTTCACGTGGGGCAAGAGGAATTGGTAGTCGTGTTCTTCCAGTCAGGTCTGTTAGTGCTAGAGATAGACGCCCCATCATGTCTGTGCCAGTTAGAAGTAGGCCACTGGCTCCTCCAGCTAGAGCTTATGATAGAAGACCAGCTG CTGCCGCATATTcaaaaattagcaccaagaGAGATTATGGTCGGCGTGAGGATCTACCACCACCAAGAAGTAGAGTTGCTGTAGATTATGGATCAAGGGTGTCCTCTGAAAGACGCCCATCTTATAGGGATTATCCACCCCGTGGATCTGGCTACTCCGATCTCCCAAGAAGTACAACCCGTGCTGCACCAAGGAGAGGTTATGTGGATGATGGTTACAGCCAAAGATATGAGAGGCCCCCTCCTCCTCCTCCCACTGCCCATCCAAGTTATCGTGAAGGACGTGCTCGTGATTATGATTCTCTATCTGGTTCAAAACGTTCTTATGCTGCTGTG GATGATGTTCCCCCGCGATATGCTGATACTGGTGCTCGCCAATCAAGAGCTCGATTGGAATATGATTATGGTGGCAACGCTTCACAGTATGGTGATTCTTATAGCGATAG AGTTGGAAGATCTAGTCTTGGATATGGTGGTGGCAGCCGAAGTTCTATTTCTGGTCAAGATTCACATGGGATGTATAGCAGTCGACAGGGCATGAGTTATGGTGGAG GCTCCTTTGGTGGTAGTGATGTTGGAGGCATGTACTCATCAAGTTATGGTGGTGATTATGTTTCTCGTGGAAGTGAT GTTGGCGGCAGCTCATATTCATCAATGTATTCTGGCAGGGGTGTGGGTGGCAGTAGCAGTTACATGGGTGGTGGTGGATCGGGATCTTATTATTGA
- the LOC101506841 gene encoding cyclin-U4-1-like, with protein MAELESPMMPKLITFLSSLLERVAESNDETQQEQQQKISVFHGLTRPNISIQSYLERIFKYANCSPSCFIVAYVYLDRFTQTQPSLPINSFNVHRLLITSVMVAAKFMDDVYYNNAYYAKVGGITKAEMNFLELDFLFGLGFNLNVTPITFQAYSVHLQREMFHMQPLHFADSTINLAKSLKAHLCFNEDESSHQKQKKLAV; from the exons ATGGCAGAGTTAGAGAGTCCAATGatgccaaagttgataactttccTATCTTCTCTTCTTGAAAGAGTAGCTGAATCGAATGATGAAACAcaacaagaacaacaacaaaagatATCTGTGTTTCATGGTTTAACAAGACCAAACATCTCAATACAAAGCTACCTTGAAAGAATTTTCAAGTATGCAAATTGTAGTCCATCATGTTTCATTGTTGCTTATGTTTATCTTGATCGTTTCACTCAAACACAACCTTCTTTGCCTATTAATTCCTTCAATGTTCATCGCTTGTTGATTACTAGTGTCATGGTGGCTGCTAAATTTATGGATGATGT GTACTATAATAACGCTTACTATGCAAAAGTTGGAGGAATCACCAAAGCAGAAATGAATTTTCTTGAGTTGGATTTCCTATTTGGTTTAGGTTTCAATTTAAATGTAACACCAATCACTTTCCAAGCCTATAGTGTTCATCTTCAAAGAGAAATGTTTCACATGCAACCTCTACATTTTGCAGATTCAACCATAAATTTAGCAAAATCACTAAAGGCACATTTATGCTTCAATGAAGATGAATCTTCTCATCAAAAGCAAAAAAAGCTAGCTGTTTGA